A stretch of the Aegilops tauschii subsp. strangulata cultivar AL8/78 chromosome 4, Aet v6.0, whole genome shotgun sequence genome encodes the following:
- the LOC109769286 gene encoding uncharacterized protein, whose protein sequence is MTPPPPRLLAGGDHSPPPTSTSSPEHPLLSAHLLLPDPSPSDLSSPHLPHALAFSFLTHPSPLPRRLLLLLHAAGGRFPAFYHSFASALLSLPFPLLLPHPRARLLLAAAELTRAAAPGFAPLLLSLLRRVPFPGDARLPDLIREHSSFLAAEEPQLLASAVFAFLRLLARNRLAPFPRSAECSNCEECKSAKNLEECGEKLVSFCVSVLRDHFQVCTLIGRDLVRSLHELVLVPEFQGFWKDLMLARNTDICRVVTPGWCTALSISPEMETQLLFMMSNVKWGGQKRYQLWFARKHLMVPGGEERIPDIVRFICCGYHPTNEVIQSGVIARWAVIGWLLTSCSKGYIVANAKLALFYDWLFFDETKGNVMNIEPAMLLMLNSISQYVDITNVLLEFLFLLIENYEVRRKEAIEQCVRCAFIVLVKKGVLPSLELLTGCEKLSPLLRQKLVAFLSSTTPVAAVEACLKPINEVSKAAELKKRVCSN, encoded by the coding sequence atgacgccgccgccgccacggctgctcgccggcggcgaccacagTCCGCCCCCCACGTCAACCTCCTCCCCGGAGCACCCTCTCCTCTCCgctcacctcctcctccccgACCCATCCCCCTCCGATCTCTCCTCTCCGCACCTCCCCCACGCCCTAGCCTTCTCCTTCCTCACCCACCCGTCCCCTCTCCCGCGccgcctgctcctcctcctccacgccGCCGGGGGCCGCTTCCCCGCCTTCTACCACTCCTTCGCCTCGGCCCTCCTCTCGctccccttccccctcctcctcccccacCCACGCGCCCGCCTCCTCCTTGCCGCCGCTGAGCTCACCCGCGCGGCCGCGCCGGGCTTCGCGCCCCTACTACTCTCCCTCCTCCGCCGCGTGCCCTTCCCCGGAGACGCCCGCCTCCCCGACCTCATCCGCGAGCATTCCTCCTTCCTCGCCGCCGAGGAGCCGCAGCTCCTCGCCTCCGCCGTCTTCGCCTTCCTCCGCCTCCTCGCCAGGAACCGCCTCGCCCCGTTCCCCAGGAGCGCCGAGTGCAGCAACTGCGAGGAGTGCAAGAGCGCGAAGAACCTCGAAGAGTGCGGAGAGAAGCTGGTATCCTTCTGCGTCTCGGTGCTGCGGGACCACTTCCAGGTGTGCACGCTGATCGGGAGGGACCTTGTGCGGTCGCTCCATGAACTGGTGCTCGTGCCGGAGTTCCAGGGATTTTGGAAAGACTTGATGCTGGCCCGCAACACTGACATCTGCCGGGTTGTCACTCCAGGTTGGTGCACAGCCTTGTCTATCTCGCCGGAGATGGAGACGCAACTGCTGTTCATGATGAGCAATGTGAAGTGGGGAGGCCAGAAGAGGTACCAGCTGTGGTTTGCGAGGAAGCATTTGATGGTGcctggaggggaggagaggataCCGGACATTGTCCGGTTCATATGCTGCGGGTACCACCCGACCAATGAGGTTATACAGTCCGGTGTCATTGCCCGCTGGGCGGTCATCGGTTGGTTGCTGACTAGTTGCAGCAAGGGGTACATTGTAGCGAATGCGAAGTTGGCGCTGTTCTACGACTGGCTGTTTTTTGATGAGACTAAGGGTAACGTCATGAACATTGAGCCCGCAATGCTTCTGATGTTGAACTCAATATCTCAGTATGTAGATATCACAAACGTGCTACTTGAGTTCTTATTTCTTCTGATTGAGAACTATGAGGTGCGGAGGAAGGAGGCCATCGAGCAGTGTGTGAGGTGTGCATTTATAGTGCTGGTGAAGAAAGGAGTGCTCCCATCATTGGAGTTGTTGACAGGCTGCGAGAAGCTGTCGCCATTACTTAGGCAGAAGCTTGTGGCATTTTTATCTAGTACCACTCCTGTAGCAGCTGTAGAAGCTTGCTTGAAACCGATTAATGAGGTTTCTAAAGCAGCAGAGTTGAAGAAGAGAGTTTGCTCCAACTAG